Proteins encoded by one window of Bacillus sp. DTU_2020_1000418_1_SI_GHA_SEK_038:
- a CDS encoding GNAT family N-acetyltransferase, producing the protein MNIEYLSEARYSDFIDFCIKYRNEIDDSFLYEEDLKNFQPDEDNPTYIVLNDQSKIIAAVSLIKDSYFRRGKKGRFRIFHSVEPNLNIYKLMLQSIKSHTTEIDQVFLFIQEDNLVVRDIFHFMQFNIERYAYFLTREDMDVAQPNLPNDYSFKNFQFNKDEEVYLYVRNTGFAILRGSETPLTVEEVKNMENKADYLEGGIFLLYHQEKPIGVVRSSRDFYNNESVLNIGPLALIPEYQGKGLGRQLLRKALEFGKNTGLPKAVLSANADNERAVHLYTKEGFKKEESVVCYNYKL; encoded by the coding sequence ATGAATATTGAATATTTATCTGAAGCCAGATATTCAGATTTTATAGATTTCTGTATAAAATACAGGAATGAAATAGACGATTCTTTTCTCTATGAGGAAGACCTAAAAAACTTTCAGCCTGATGAGGACAATCCAACATATATAGTGTTAAATGACCAATCAAAAATTATTGCTGCGGTTTCTCTCATCAAGGATTCCTATTTTAGGAGAGGAAAAAAGGGACGCTTCCGGATCTTTCACTCTGTAGAACCTAACCTAAATATTTATAAGCTGATGCTCCAAAGTATAAAGTCCCACACAACAGAAATAGACCAGGTCTTTCTTTTTATTCAAGAAGACAATTTGGTCGTCCGGGATATTTTTCATTTCATGCAGTTTAATATTGAGCGTTACGCCTATTTTCTAACAAGAGAAGACATGGATGTCGCACAACCAAACTTACCAAATGACTACTCATTTAAAAACTTCCAATTTAATAAAGATGAGGAAGTCTATCTTTATGTACGAAACACTGGTTTTGCAATACTTAGAGGCTCGGAGACTCCTCTGACAGTCGAAGAGGTCAAGAACATGGAGAATAAAGCAGATTATTTAGAAGGTGGAATCTTTCTTCTTTATCACCAAGAAAAGCCGATTGGCGTTGTACGCTCATCTAGAGATTTTTACAATAATGAATCTGTGCTAAACATTGGTCCTTTAGCCCTTATCCCTGAATATCAAGGAAAAGGATTAGGACGTCAGTTATTGAGAAAAGCTCTTGAATTTGGAAAAAACACCGGACTTCCAAAGGCGGTTTTAAGTGCCAACGCGGATAATGAACGAGCGGTTCATCTTTATACTAAAGAAGGATTTAAAAAAGAAGAATCGGTTGTTTGCTATAATTATAAACTTTAA
- a CDS encoding DUF817 domain-containing protein translates to MGPLKQLVRFGWEQALSCLFPVVIFASLAITKIIPLPFLPRYDWLLIICLLMQWWMVRTGLETRDELKVITLFHIIGLALELFKVNMGSWSYPEEGFFKIFGVPLYSGFMYASVASYLCQAWRRLEVELVKWPPFLAVVPLAAAIYLNFFTHHFWIDVRWWLSGLVIIVFWQSWVTYEVGGTRYRMPIALSFVLIGFFIWVAENIATFFGAWEYPNQTEAWSLVHLGKVSSWLLLVIVSFLIVATLKQVKGKIERG, encoded by the coding sequence ATGGGACCATTAAAACAACTCGTTCGATTTGGTTGGGAGCAGGCCCTTTCATGTTTGTTTCCTGTCGTTATTTTTGCCTCGTTGGCTATTACAAAAATCATTCCACTTCCCTTCCTGCCACGGTATGACTGGCTGCTCATCATCTGCCTTCTGATGCAGTGGTGGATGGTACGTACTGGGCTTGAGACAAGGGATGAACTAAAAGTTATTACACTGTTTCACATTATTGGACTTGCACTTGAACTTTTCAAGGTTAATATGGGCTCCTGGTCATATCCAGAGGAAGGATTTTTTAAAATTTTTGGAGTGCCTTTATACAGCGGGTTCATGTACGCAAGTGTAGCGAGCTACCTTTGCCAAGCATGGAGGAGGCTGGAGGTTGAATTAGTAAAGTGGCCACCATTTTTGGCGGTCGTTCCTCTTGCGGCTGCGATTTATTTGAATTTTTTCACCCATCATTTTTGGATTGACGTTCGCTGGTGGTTATCTGGACTGGTCATCATCGTCTTTTGGCAGTCGTGGGTCACATACGAGGTTGGTGGAACTCGTTACCGTATGCCAATCGCACTTTCATTTGTGCTCATCGGATTTTTCATATGGGTAGCGGAAAATATCGCAACATTCTTTGGCGCTTGGGAATATCCAAACCAAACCGAAGCTTGGAGCCTCGTTCATCTAGGAAAGGTGAGTTCCTGGCTCTTGTTAGTGATTGTTAGCTTTCTTATAGTAGCAACGTTAAAACAGGTTAAGGGAAAAATTGAACGAGGATAG
- a CDS encoding DUF2975 domain-containing protein: MNRETLFLKFAVVLMGIPVLALCIFLVPEIGNVAAQLLPKFALIKILVYIVFYASAIPFYFALYQAFKLLRFIDKSEAFSELAVIALKKIKQCAVTISILHLLALPLFYLFAEVDDAPGVIFVGLVVPFASMVIAVFAAVLQKLLKNAIDIKSENDLTV; encoded by the coding sequence ATGAATAGAGAAACACTCTTTTTAAAGTTCGCTGTTGTTCTAATGGGAATCCCTGTTCTTGCTCTGTGCATCTTTTTAGTTCCTGAGATAGGGAATGTTGCAGCACAATTGCTTCCAAAGTTTGCTTTAATAAAAATTCTTGTTTACATCGTTTTTTATGCATCAGCGATCCCTTTTTACTTTGCTCTGTATCAGGCTTTCAAACTTTTACGCTTTATCGATAAAAGTGAAGCTTTCTCCGAATTAGCTGTAATAGCTTTAAAGAAAATCAAACAATGTGCCGTTACAATCAGTATCTTGCACTTGCTAGCCTTGCCGCTATTCTATCTCTTTGCGGAAGTTGATGATGCTCCAGGTGTCATCTTTGTCGGATTGGTTGTTCCTTTTGCTTCCATGGTGATTGCTGTCTTTGCCGCTGTTCTTCAAAAGCTATTAAAAAATGCGATCGATATTAAATCAGAAAATGATTTAACGGTTTGA
- a CDS encoding helix-turn-helix transcriptional regulator: MAIIINIDVMLAKRKMSVTELSEHVGITMANLSILKNGKAKAIRFSTLEAICKALDCQPGDILEYRIDDGLQE; this comes from the coding sequence ATGGCGATTATAATCAATATTGATGTGATGCTGGCTAAAAGAAAAATGAGCGTAACTGAACTTTCGGAGCACGTTGGAATCACAATGGCAAACCTTTCTATCTTGAAAAATGGAAAGGCAAAAGCAATTCGATTTTCAACTTTAGAGGCGATTTGTAAGGCGTTGGACTGCCAGCCTGGGGATATTCTTGAATACCGAATTGATGATGGTCTTCAAGAATAA
- a CDS encoding helix-turn-helix domain-containing protein yields MNIGEKLKLRRKKAGFTQEQVAEKMNITRQTLSNWEVGKNFPDIDSIIKLSHIYQLSLDEFLLGKIFFKGAMAMVKKFPELDIQNLIQMHYPSADNFKELNGGLVSQTYSFYSNNDRYVFQVGNRFEVYEKERWVYHRYHHHLPLREVLDIQVTESGVAYSISKFIEGTKIFDLNSQEILDICPVVEKNLEALEAIEMTEQNGYGRFDHTGQAGYPTWEDYIKAVYNENIYDWSALERKGLDSDVVENAIKELKAHIKSVSLSKKYLVHGDLGSFNLLAKDGQVSGMIDWSLSMYGDHLYDKANILFWNEDKLQPLIQRITNRYMSSPECKGKIYCYMLRVGLEEIYNTVILNEIGYDIEWVANRLQRIINNNH; encoded by the coding sequence GTGAACATTGGTGAAAAGTTAAAGTTAAGAAGAAAAAAAGCAGGGTTTACTCAGGAACAAGTGGCGGAAAAAATGAATATAACCAGGCAAACCCTTTCTAATTGGGAAGTCGGGAAAAACTTTCCCGATATTGACTCCATTATTAAGCTAAGCCATATATACCAACTCTCCTTAGATGAATTTTTATTAGGTAAAATTTTTTTCAAAGGAGCGATGGCAATGGTAAAGAAGTTCCCGGAATTGGATATTCAAAATTTGATTCAAATGCATTATCCTTCTGCAGATAATTTTAAAGAGCTTAACGGTGGTCTTGTCTCTCAAACGTACTCCTTTTATTCAAATAATGATCGCTATGTTTTTCAAGTGGGAAATCGATTCGAAGTATATGAAAAAGAGAGATGGGTTTACCATCGCTATCATCACCACCTCCCTTTAAGGGAGGTGCTGGATATACAGGTAACGGAAAGTGGTGTCGCTTATTCCATTTCTAAATTTATTGAAGGAACTAAAATATTTGATTTAAATAGCCAGGAAATACTTGATATTTGTCCTGTTGTAGAAAAAAACCTTGAAGCATTGGAAGCAATTGAAATGACCGAACAGAATGGTTATGGCCGATTTGATCATACTGGTCAGGCGGGTTATCCAACCTGGGAGGATTATATAAAAGCAGTTTACAATGAGAATATTTATGATTGGTCAGCCCTGGAACGGAAAGGATTAGATTCGGATGTAGTTGAAAATGCTATTAAAGAGCTGAAAGCCCATATTAAGAGTGTTTCATTAAGTAAAAAATATTTAGTTCACGGAGATTTAGGATCATTTAATTTATTGGCTAAAGACGGGCAAGTTTCGGGAATGATCGATTGGAGCCTTTCTATGTACGGAGATCATTTATATGACAAAGCAAATATACTTTTTTGGAATGAGGATAAGCTTCAGCCACTCATACAACGGATTACAAATAGGTATATGAGTTCTCCTGAATGTAAGGGAAAAATTTACTGCTATATGCTTCGAGTTGGTCTTGAGGAAATTTATAATACAGTTATTCTTAACGAAATAGGTTATGACATTGAATGGGTTGCAAATAGATTGCAACGAATTATTAATAACAACCATTGA
- a CDS encoding GNAT family N-acetyltransferase — protein sequence MEIKLAELADALIIHDLMIKAFMEYKEEVPPSSALEETAESISTALKSNEKGLIAYVDHKPVGMVRFQLTENGLYFYRLSVIPEEQGKGIAKRILKALEDYAKNKEMPVIYCKVRMTVLRNIKLYSSVGYTIYNEEVVHKPNGINLKVVSMKKQIKFSD from the coding sequence TTGGAAATTAAACTTGCAGAATTAGCGGATGCTTTAATAATTCATGACTTAATGATTAAGGCATTTATGGAATATAAAGAAGAAGTACCGCCATCAAGTGCTTTAGAGGAAACCGCTGAGTCAATATCAACGGCTTTAAAGAGTAATGAGAAGGGGTTAATTGCTTATGTTGATCATAAGCCAGTCGGAATGGTTCGTTTTCAATTAACAGAAAATGGACTTTATTTTTATAGATTGTCAGTTATTCCAGAGGAACAAGGAAAAGGCATTGCGAAAAGAATATTAAAAGCACTTGAAGACTACGCGAAAAATAAAGAAATGCCTGTAATATATTGTAAAGTTCGGATGACTGTCCTGAGAAATATTAAATTGTATAGTTCAGTAGGATATACAATTTATAATGAAGAAGTAGTACATAAACCAAACGGTATAAATTTAAAGGTTGTGTCCATGAAGAAACAGATTAAGTTTTCCGATTAA
- a CDS encoding DJ-1/PfpI family protein, whose translation MGVLIIYTGILLYPRFSEYELSVLLSVLKQGQKRTVFIGLNNEVVKGEAGLTCIPEVTVNEMDINQLDSIVLPGVDDFEHLVNHPELTSFLRGFLTRNIIIGAISSAPYLLSMSGLLSERKYTTGLTADQRDFLGTFNEGNYLDSPVVIDRNLITAKGSAFIDFAIKYGELLNLNFDSSWYTIK comes from the coding sequence ATGGGGGTGTTAATAATATATACAGGAATATTACTATACCCTAGATTTAGTGAATATGAATTATCAGTGCTTTTATCTGTACTGAAGCAGGGGCAGAAACGAACCGTATTTATTGGGTTGAATAACGAAGTAGTTAAAGGGGAGGCAGGATTGACATGTATTCCTGAAGTAACAGTGAACGAAATGGACATTAATCAATTAGATAGTATTGTACTTCCTGGTGTGGATGATTTTGAACATTTAGTTAACCATCCTGAACTGACCTCGTTCTTAAGGGGATTTTTAACAAGGAATATCATAATAGGTGCAATATCCAGTGCACCATATCTATTATCTATGAGTGGATTATTAAGTGAAAGAAAATATACAACTGGATTAACGGCTGATCAAAGAGATTTCTTAGGAACGTTTAACGAAGGTAATTACTTAGATTCACCTGTTGTGATTGATAGAAATCTTATAACTGCAAAGGGATCAGCTTTTATAGACTTTGCCATAAAGTATGGAGAGTTACTAAATTTAAATTTTGATAGTAGCTGGTACACAATAAAATAA
- a CDS encoding regulatory YrvL family protein: protein MSKHNNDASFGDMNIKDKIAAVAGITLLIILVPSFVLGIYFLGLAGVFELLGVQYQSVWSLIVFVVCFFILSMIVELFSGAIFVMLKRKMTGKLKMFFVRISIEGASNWLCLFTVDEFMNSIILSLKTEIVVALLLAAVEIVLDDKMEEEKQNGVE from the coding sequence ATGTCTAAACATAATAATGATGCTTCATTTGGCGATATGAATATAAAAGACAAAATAGCAGCAGTTGCCGGAATAACGCTTCTCATTATTCTGGTGCCCAGCTTTGTTTTGGGAATTTATTTTTTGGGGCTGGCCGGGGTTTTTGAACTGCTTGGAGTCCAGTATCAATCTGTCTGGTCATTGATTGTTTTTGTTGTTTGTTTCTTTATTTTGAGCATGATTGTCGAATTGTTTTCCGGAGCGATTTTTGTGATGCTTAAGCGGAAAATGACAGGAAAATTAAAGATGTTTTTTGTCCGGATCAGTATTGAAGGTGCCTCTAACTGGCTATGTCTCTTTACAGTGGATGAGTTTATGAATAGTATTATCCTTTCATTGAAAACAGAGATCGTAGTTGCTTTGCTGTTGGCTGCAGTAGAAATTGTACTTGATGATAAGATGGAAGAAGAAAAACAGAATGGTGTGGAATAG